attttgtacAAGTTCTTTACGctaacataataaaaatatgtttttgttCTTTACATTTTCAAAGGATGTAATCTAAACATCTAGCCCCTCAATTAATTCCTAATATCAATTACTTTATGCATGCAATCGCATTTTTGTATTTATCAGTTTGTATTTGTATTTGTTCTCACGCcaacatacatatttttaataaaattctcGGCGGCCATGTATATTCAGTTTTCATATCAATACctgcatgcatgcaaaatttaTGGGAAGTATCGATGTTCAAAACCATCACACATCTTTGATTGAATTTATCGGTCTTTCTACTATAATATTCCAAGCCCTATCAAACCGTAAACAAACACGGTATCAAAACCATTACAAAAGCGGCTAAAAATGACGGGACTTGTGAGTTTTCTCCcactatttttttatataattgctGGTTATTTTTGAACAAATTTAGTACACTGAAATCGTTATATAATTTATTGGCATTTTTCTAAGCTCTCACATGAATGTGAAGAGAATTGACTGGCATATGTAAATTATTAACAGTACACGTAAAAACAGAAGCCATCATGTTTCTGAGGTTGAATGGCATACGTGAATTATTAATACCTGGAGAAAGTAGTAATGGCACTAATCCTAAAATGCAGCCTAGAATAGCCAGTCTGGATGACCGTTTTGCCCTTCCCCATCAAACCAGGTCTGGTGGACATGCATCCAAGTAAGTCCTGCCACCCTCATATCCTGTGGGTAAACCCATCATATGCAAAAGGATTAGCGCAACGAAATGGATCCGAGTCAGCACAAAATGTAATTCAGAATCTAGTACCTTAGAACTTAACAAAACAGTGGTGAGACAGCATTTTCGCTCTTCGCCTGCACAATACAACAGCTTATATACCAAATCAAAAAAGGCATTCGTCATGGTATCTGTTTCTACTACTAAACTTTAGtgtgatttaaaaataaataaaaaagctTCATTTTCAAAGGATGCTCGAGTAAAATGCCAGCAAGCAGGGAAATCGGGACCTACCAAGTTGCTCCCATTTCTTGAATTTCACTAGCCATGAGTCTGAACCAATCTGTAAGGGTAAAACCTGATCCACCCAAACCCGGAACTTTGCCCCTTGTTTGTCACCGGAACACGTTTTAAGCAAGTTTACACAGTCATGAAGAGATTGCTCGATGCCAGATGGGTGAATAAAAATCCCGGATGGTGACTGCCAAAGAAAGTAAATAGTGAAGATCAATAGCTATATGTCACCAggaaatttaaagaaataaattccAACACCGTTTTTTCCCTAGTAGGACAGCAATACAAACTGTCAATATAGgaaaaaacaaagaaagaatGGCACGATCATATTTAGGAGGTGAAGCTGATTATAAACACATTAATGGAGTTTTTTCTCAATTTTGTTCTAGTCGGCTGCTTCAAAGTTTAAGTTCAAATTCAAATAAACCACGGAAAATATAAAACCATAGATCTGGGTACAGAGAGTGCATCCTTCCAGTTGATAATATATATTTGGGCCAAACACTTGACAGCACAGTTTTTCAAACTGAAACTTGCAAACAACCATCTGCGAAAAATTGGCATGTCTTGGATTATAGAAAAAATGAAAACGTGCTGTGACTTGCCCACTTTAACATTTAAATCCCCCTTTTTTCCTTTAGAAACAAACCAACAACATCAGGTTCACTTAACAAAGATAACAAATGTCTTTGATATGCTAATCTATCCTGGGCTCATTTATTCTGACAAAGAATAAAACCCAAAGCCAGTTCAGGTCTCGAACGTATAGCAGTTGTCAACATTTAAATGATAATGAATAAAAAGCTCACACCAGAGTGAATAGCAAAAGAacctacaaaataaataaaaatatcacgCTCCCAGACTTCATGCAGCAGAGAATCTGGAAACGTTTgattttcacacacacacaaagaCCAGATTAACAGCAACCCAAAGCATGCAAGCAATGTGTGCATAAAGATAAAAAGTTACATAGAGAAACGAACATACACAAACAGCTTTCAGATTTGCTAAATACAGCTCCGAACTTTGAACTTCAGCACGTCTCCATCTCTCATAAAATATGTAAAACTTCACAACTTCATAAGCAGGATCAACGTTCTCCATCTTAGAGTCGGACAGATCTGTAACATCTCTCGGAGATGTGCTTGGACCAAGGTTAAAATGACCAATAGCTTGTATAATACCAGCCGCACATCTCTCCGTTGCATGTATAATTTTAGTATTACCCTTTGCATTGGCAGCATGCCACTGCAATAATTCTTCCTGGGCATTACTCACCTGTAAAAAACTAATTGCCATCATCTTGGGATTCCATCATGGGTAAGCAAATTGTAGCAAATATTTTGTGAAACACTGACCATGACACCATGTACGTCTGGAATGCTAAAGAGTTCAGCATCATTTCCGGAGTCGCCACAAGCAAGTGTATTGTCAGGCATTTTTCCCTCAGCCTTGAATTTTTTAAGCAAATAAGCAAGTGCCTGCCCTTTGCCAGCACCTTGTGGCAGTATGTCCAGGTCTATTCCCCCACTGTAAATTATTTTGACATCCAACTGGAAATCAAAGAGCTGCGAGGTGAGGGACTAAGCCAAAAAGAAGAACGCTGAATATAGATCACTTCTATTTCATTTCCAGTGGCATACAATAACAAGATTTTGCATAAATATAACTTAGTTGAAGTTGACATGGCAACACATAATGGGAAATAATAACCATACCCCACGTTCTTTCAAGCGCGTTGAAAGAGCCTTCATAATCTCCTGAGCCTTGTCTTTCTGAACATAAAAGCTTACTTTGTGTAACCGTTGCTCTGTTTCCGACTGCATGGCCACAAAATATTTAAGATAGACCATATATTCCCATGAAAACTCTACTAACAATATGGTAATATTTGATTCATATAAATCTCTATGATGTATCTATAACAATACCTGGAGTTTAAGTTCAGAAAATTTTTTTGTCTCTTCAGATACTATGTTTCTGTCCCATTTATGATTTAAGAATTCAACCCAGCCTTCATCTGGTACCATAGAGTTTCCATATGTTATTTCAGTTCCAACAGACAATATTGTGATATCAGGAGTTAGCATTGGCTTCTCTTTCCTTAGCTCCTTGTATAGTGTGGGTGACCTTCCAGTTGAAAACACCAACAAGGAATTTTCACGATACTTGGATTCCCACAAGGCATTGAATCTAAGAAGAGACAGATTCTCGGGATCATGATGGTCAACCTAAAGTATACAGTCTCTCATATTAGTTCCATCCACACAAACTGGATAACAAAAGTAAAAACTTACCATGGTatggtcaagatccgagacaaTCATGAGGC
This Primulina eburnea isolate SZY01 chromosome 2, ASM2296580v1, whole genome shotgun sequence DNA region includes the following protein-coding sequences:
- the LOC140817047 gene encoding sucrose-phosphatase 2-like; the encoded protein is MQKMANKYNTFLLKINIFVVHHPLTTNIPISSPFFLVRCSSTPVTAAAAISQIEPYLRTSMDRLSGAARLMIVSDLDHTMVDHHDPENLSLLRFNALWESKYRENSLLVFSTGRSPTLYKELRKEKPMLTPDITILSVGTEITYGNSMVPDEGWVEFLNHKWDRNIVSEETKKFSELKLQSETEQRLHKVSFYVQKDKAQEIMKALSTRLKERGLDVKIIYSGGIDLDILPQGAGKGQALAYLLKKFKAEGKMPDNTLACGDSGNDAELFSIPDVHGVMVSNAQEELLQWHAANAKGNTKIIHATERCAAGIIQAIGHFNLGPSTSPRDVTDLSDSKMENVDPAYEVVKFYIFYERWRRAEVQSSELYLANLKAVCSPSGIFIHPSGIEQSLHDCVNLLKTCSGDKQGAKFRVWVDQVLPLQIGSDSWLVKFKKWEQLGEERKCCLTTVLLSSKDMRVAGLTWMHVHQTWFDGEGQNGHPDWLF